AAGCCACAGAGTAGCTGTACTGTATCAGCACAAATAAGCAAGGTGGTCTGAAGACTACTGTCAGACTACTCCTTTGTCCTGGTAATTCAAGCTTCTTGAGAAGAGAAAGCAAAAGCACACCATAAAAACAGAACAGCTTCTGCATGTGCAATTTTAGTATCTGGTTACCACGAACAGCCACGCTTAAGCCTTGCATGCAACAGAGACTCATGGGAGTTTAGAATGAAGACTACAGAACACAAATCTGGCCAGGGAAGTTGCAGTTCACCAATACCGACCTCTTGCTATACGGGCCTTCAGATTCAGGACATCTCTCAATGGCCTGCtgcctgtgaaacacacagaATTGGCGTCAGTAGCAGGTTGATACTGCAGGGCAGGAGAAAGAGCTGACCAATAGCATGCCAGGACTGGGCAAGCTAACCCAGGCACTAGAAAAGCCATACCTCCATCCCCTTGGCTGTAAGGATAGAACTGCAGGGATCCTAACCCTTTGACAGAGTAGGGGGCAGGGGCAGCCTTCCTTTCAGCTACCAGCTCCAACGTGTCATTGAGGGGGTAGCGGCAACGAACGGTCAGCCTAGGAGAAAGTGGTACCAGAGCCACTGATTCTGTGCAGTATTTGATAAGACAGTCACCGTCTTTAAATGCAGTGGAGTAGAGTTGTGTACacaatttatcatttaaatagttCATGCAGAGAGACGCCTTACAGCAAGTGAACTACTGGCAATAGAAGGCTATTTTTAGAGTGGTATTGTAGAGCTTGCCCCAAGTTGGCAGCTACTGTCAGTACACCTCAGTTCTGTGCTCTAGCCCTCAAAAAGGGGGAGGATTTCTAGTTGTTCCCTTCATGCATGTAGCAGTGCTCAGCTCAAAAGTACAATTGCTGTACTGGTCACTTGCCTACAGTGGAGGGACTCCTCCTGCTCACCTGTATTCAGAGTCCCTGGTGATGACTGGAGCATTGGGTGGGAACAGTGCTCTGGTATACACCACCTCATTCTCATAGATCAGGTAGTTGCCCACAATCTGAAGACACAGGAGGCAGAACAGCATGCCATTAATACAAAGCAGACCTCCCTCCACAATACTAGAAACAACCGAACGCCACCCCCACCTTGCAAATCTAAACACTGATACGAGCCACCACACAGGAAGGCATCTTGCAGTAGTGTTTTCTAGGGCACAGATGCCAGGCTAGTTACAGATATGATCAAACACTTGTAGGGATGGTTATATTGGCCCAGGCTTTGCTTTTAGTACGGTGTAGGAGGGACTATTGCATTGATCTACAGCACCTGGCTCCTAGTCCCACAGGTGTTCACACTGAACGTGAAGAGAGCCCTGGTCGAGTCAGACTCTTTGGGTTTGCAGGTCTTGTCCAGCAGGGTTGTCTTACTGGGTTCCACTACTGGTATGGGCTCCATAGTCACAGCCACCACTGTCATCACACCACCAGGCATGCACACTGAACAGAGtggaattaaaacaaagcattcaaatGAGAACTTGCTGCACAAGCCAGTTGGAGATTTCCACATCAATCCTGCACCAAGGGGCCTCCAGATTACACCTCCATAGGGGTCTCGAGGCTAAAAGAGCAGTCTATTGCAAGATGTGGCCAGGCCTTGGATCTGGATAGCAACGGGTTTAATAGCAGTCCAGAGGGGAACTGGCATGAGCTAGAAGATGGTCTGCACACCATTGAGAAGTTGGGCAAACTACAATGAAACTGCAAGCAAAATGATCATTGTAATATTCTCTGCAGCTAAAGTGTTAGGAGGTAGCTTCTAATCACAGGTATGCAAGAAAGGAGGTGCAGTGCACCAAGACAAAAAGTCAAGCCCACATTGTGGAGCGTCTTACCCAGCAGCTGCTTGGTAGGAAATTGACAGCGCTGTACCAATGACAGCACTGCCTCTAGTGTCCCAACAGTCCTGAAGGTCAGTTCTACACGAACAAAGAGGCCTCGGAGAGAGATATCCTGGAAAGAGGAGACAAGGGACACACTGAGGCAAAGACCTAGAGCTCATTATGGGTTGAACTGGGCACCAAGTAGTGGAAAAACCTTGCGCTCTCCCATGTGGTAGCGCCATATCCAGCCAAAAAGCAAGCCTAGTCATGCTATGACAAGCTTCCAATTCAACAAGGAATCCATTTGCTCAATTAGGCACAAGCATCTCTACCCCTAAAGAGAGGTCTTGACCCAGGATTAGACTAATGCTGCAACACCCAGCTCAGCCACAAGCAGTCCTTGCTAGGGAGGATTAGTGTCTCCCCAGATGCTCACCTCATAGATGCAGCCAACACTGAAGAGTGGCACCTCCAGAATAAACTTGGTCTGGTTGGTGACTACGTAGCCTCGGTGAGCAGCCAGCTCTGAGGTTAGCTGGTGCTTCCCAACGTACATGACCCAGAGGTAGTCCATGTTCCCGCGGCTCACATCAAATACTATGCTGTTCTCAGTACAAAAGCCATTGACATCAGGAAGTACTGGGGAGGAAGTGGAAAGCATTAAGGAGATGCCAAAGAAACGCACCACACCTTCAGATGCCAACAGTCCAGTCTTTAGCCATGTGCTGGCAGTCACCTTGCCTGGGTATCAGTGCAAGACAACAATTGCTCTCAAAGTAAATGCCAGTAGGGGTGCATATTAGGTGCATGCACAAGATGATCCCAGGACGAATATGCTAGCTTACAGTAGACAGTTTAGGAAGGGTTACAAATGCTTGTAAAACTAGCTTGTTGAAAGCATGTACAGGCCATCATCCAGGGAATTGGTATCCCCCTCATGGGCATGCAAATAGTTCAGTGATCCTTTGGTTGGGAGGCTTGTGCAGGTCTAGGCAGTCACCCCAGTGTTCAGAGACACTTCTGCCCCAATACTCACCCACATCCTTAACCTGACACACGATGGTTGCCGGGAAGAAATAAGGCTCGTTCTCAGGAACGATGTTCAAGGTGTAGTTAATATTCAAGGTGAACTCCCGGACCCCATCGCCAATGTACTGCCAGAGAAGAGCAATAGTCAGCAGCTGTACTGGGTGTTCATGCACTACTCTAGAATTAGAGCTCCACACAATATCTGGGGCCACATTACCAGCAGCCATTACTAGAATGAGGCACATGGTCTATGGTGCAAGAGTAAAGCCtatggaaaaaaacatttcagctagcACTGTGCAGTGTATGTGTTGGCATGGAGGATACAGGTAGTGACAAACATCCTTAAGGTCACCCAGCTCAGGGCCCCAAGCTTGGGTTTCTATGGATGGGCAGGCATGCTTTCATCCCCACCTTCTGTGGGATGAGTGGGTGGGTGAAGGGGACCTTCAGGACAATAGACTTGGTGCCATTGGGGTGCTGGACCTCAGCGACCACAATGCCTTGGTTGATTGCCTCAGGAAGGGTCAGAGGAACCCCATTGATAGTCAGGTTCTTCAGCTCAACGTCAGGGTTGAAGACACCAAGGGTCACTGTGAAGACCTTTTCTTCTGGGATGGTATCTAGGAAAGCAGGCATGGAGGTGTTAGCATTGCACATTTATAGCCAAGTCTAGTGTTAAATCCATGACACCCCTTCCAAGAGGCGCATCGGTTTtaggctgcattattaaaaaggcACCCAAATCAGGGCTATGAAGGTCCATGCTGGTACTCACTGTTGATGACAAAGGGGGTTTCAGCAATAAAGGGGGTGCGGACTGGCTTGAAGGAGCGGTGCTGGGTCACTTCCCACTGCTCATCTGCCCACTGGTGCTCAAGGTACAGGTCAATGGCATACACCCGGTTGTACTGATTATTTATGACATGACTCTACAGAGACAGAAGGGTGTGATCACTAGCGTACAGCCAGGGTTCAACTCAATTATTCAGGTTTAAGGAAGTCTGCCAATACAGTATGCATGTTACAGCTCCCCACATATGCATGAACATTAGTATTGACTCCAGGTCAGCCAACATATCCTACTATGTTCCAGATGACCAAGAGGCACGTGTAGGCAACTGTCAAAGCTGCTGATCTAGAGAAGCACCAAGGACAGTCCATCTAAGCATATACAGAGTCAGACCTGGTCACCTACATGAAGTCAAAAACAAATTCTGTGCTTCCAGCAGCAGTTCTGTTACATCTGCATGCCAAGCAGAAATTCTGTTTGTAGCCGACTGCAAGACAGACTACGAAGTGGACACAACATCTATCATGAACCCGTCTGCTTGTCAGTTAGCAAACTCTAGCCAGCCTCTCCCCCCCATGTAAAATTCTAGGTTACCTTCAGGTAGCCACCCTCTGCACCATAAGGAATGGAGATTCCTACAAAGGAATCATTGACGTTAAGGTTATAGTTCCTCCTTTGGATAGTGGCGAGGTCGAGCAGCTTCCCATCCACGCCCATGGAGATATCCTTGTCCTGGAACTGGTCAATATGGAGGACCAGTGGAGAGAGCACCCTGGGGGAAACCCAGGCCAAGTTCATCCCATCAAAAGTGCCATTATCTAGGAGTAGCAAGGAATCCATTACTACATCAAATTGATATCCATTAGGGGTGCCTGTATAAAACAGGCAGCAAACACTGCAGGCATTGCTCCACCCATTCAAAATTAGCCAGTAAGATTCTGTGGTGTCCAAGCATGCACACATGTTACTTCCAAGTCAAGTTTCAAAGAATGTAGAGATGGCTGCAGTAGTTCCATTGCCTAGTTAAAGCACAATACAATGACAGTAGTTCCTATGGCCATTGCTAACATAGCCAAGCTTTAGATGATCTTACTCTTGGTACAGGCAGCAGAAGTGTCCACCAACAGCACCATCCACCTCTGCTTGTAGAAGACAGTTGCTTTGATTGCTTCCACTTGGATTCCATTAACCTAGAACAAGGAAAACACTGGGAACTCAGGCACAGAATGAGAAGAGGAGGGACCCGAGTCTACGTGAACACTGATGGAGCAAGAATACAGAACTTGTGCCCAAGTGGCAACTGTCTGGGCATCTACCTACATAAACTGCTACTAAAATATCCAGTTGTATGTTTTAGAAGAGACAATGAGACGTCCCAACACACCTCAAACCAGGACTACATTTCCATTGGTTTCAGGAAAGTACGAGATGTCAGAGTGCAGTTTTTGTAGCGGTCTCACCATTAGCATCTCAGATTCAGGCATGTTAAATGGGGAGCGGAAGAGGATCCTAGTGGAGGTGGAGTTGATGCTGTAGCCCAGAGACTGGGCCAGGGAGGCATCCATGGATTTTGCTGGCTGGCCAGTCTTGTGGAACACAACCTTCCAAACTGACATTAATGCTTCCAGGGCCTGGAACACAGGGGAAGCCAATCAAAATTGAGGCGCTAGCCTTGGTTTCAGAAGACACCAAAACACAGCAGCTTTACTTACTGCAGGGACAGCAGCTGGCCAGTCTTCAGTATCCATTCCTTCGTGGGCAATCTCTGGTACATTTCTCCTGACAGATATCTAAGAGGACAGCATGTTCGAAAGGTTAGCTGAAGGCAGAGAAGGCGTACATCCCTGAGCTAAACCCAGTGAATCTCAACTTCTACCTTCAGCAGAAAGTGATAATGCTGCACAAGCATTTAGGTTCATACCTTCAAAAGAGTTTATGAGATGATTTCAATGCCAGTCACTCTTGACAAGAGGGCTAAATAGCAAGAACTGCTCAGGATTAACCCTGTTTGAGGTCCAGAGATATGAAGCCACAGCCAGTTACAATCAAAGCCATGCAGTGTGTGCAAAATACTCTGCAGTAGCAAATTCTACCCCCATACCCAGAGCGCACAACGACACACCCAGTGATTGTCACTACTAGCACCCCTATTAGTCAATACATTGTGGGTGGATTTTCACAGCCATGTAAAGCTACCTAGGATAATGGATCAAAAGTAAAGGCATTATAGCATTTGGGGAAACAATATCTAGCTAGTGGGGCCACAGCTCAAACCCAGGCCTGGAGAAAAGGTCTTGCCTCCATGTAGTTCTCCTCGCAGACGATTTCGCGGGGGTTCCACGGCTTGGTCGTACTGCAGCTCATAGAGAACGGGTAGTAGGTCTCTCTGCCGAACTGGTCGATGCGAGCCAAGCGGAACATCAAGCTAAACTCTACGTCATTCTGAGAAAAGAAGCCGGTCTGAGCTTAGCAGGAGACACTTCTGATTGCAATAACGGGGGCTTGCGACGAGCGTCACCGCACAGGACTCACCTTGCTGGAGACGTGACATGCAAGGAAAGAAGCGCGGAATATCAGATCACCGAGGATATTAAAGCTGTAGGTAAACCCACAGGACGCTGCGTATCTGTCATCCAGGGAGTGAATGCCGTCGTTAGCTTGAGGGAAAGAGAAAGTGTAGTTTTATATCatgcaaataaatacagcttACTTCCACTGAACCGCGCTCAGATATTCCTTACCAAGGATGTCAAAGCGGAAGTTTCTTCCAACTAAGAAGCTTCTTCCAGTCTTCATCCAGAAGTGTCGGTCCCGACACTCACTAACAAAGGTTCCTGCGAGCGAAAGGCTTTGTCACCGAATAGAAAACTAGCCTTGTATTATTCACAATACTAACAGACAGACGAGAGCAGTTTCTACAAGGTCCTTTTACTGTCGAGCGCAGCGCTCTGCATAATACGGGCAGGTACAGCGCGCTTTGGAGAAGCGAGGCCATGCATCGACAGCTTCACAGTCAAGCCGAAATCttcccatttaaaaaatgaattacgAAACGCTAGACACCTAAACTGCAATTAGTAAAATCAACACCACTTACCTGGCGGCGCTTGAGCCATCACAGCCAAAGGCAGCAGTACACACATCAACGCAACTCTGAAAAACAGCGAATAAAATGGTTAC
This is a stretch of genomic DNA from Polyodon spathula isolate WHYD16114869_AA chromosome 40, ASM1765450v1, whole genome shotgun sequence. It encodes these proteins:
- the LOC121304864 gene encoding uncharacterized protein LOC121304864, with product MFRLARIDQFGRETYYPFSMSCSTTKPWNPREIVCEENYMEISVRRNVPEIAHEGMDTEDWPAAVPAALEALMSVWKVVFHKTGQPAKSMDASLAQSLGYSINSTSTRILFRSPFNMPESEMLMVNGIQVEAIKATVFYKQRWMVLLVDTSAACTKNNGTFDGMNLAWVSPRVLSPLVLHIDQFQDKDISMGVDGKLLDLATIQRRNYNLNVNDSFVGISIPYGAEGGYLKSHVINNQYNRVYAIDLYLEHQWADEQWEVTQHRSFKPVRTPFIAETPFVINNTIPEEKVFTVTLGVFNPDVELKNLTINGVPLTLPEAINQGIVVAEVQHPNGTKSIVLKVPFTHPLIPQKYIGDGVREFTLNINYTLNIVPENEPYFFPATIVCQVKDVVLPDVNGFCTENSIVFDVSRGNMDYLWVMYVGKHQLTSELAAHRGYVVTNQTKFILEVPLFSVGCIYEDISLRGLFVRVELTFRTVGTLEAVLSLVQRCQFPTKQLLVCMPGGVMTVVAVTMEPIPVVEPSKTTLLDKTCKPKESDSTRALFTFSVNTCGTRSQIVGNYLIYENEVVYTRALFPPNAPVITRDSEYRLTVRCRYPLNDTLELVAERKAAPAPYSVKGLGSLQFYPYSQGDGGSRPLRDVLNLKARIARDVSYSQFYSAFPVSQSMLAPLFLEVELLHPQNLADQLILQDCWATESPELDASPQWDLVTDRCLASGDSYKTRFHPVSTSALTKSPHHLKRLEVQAQPAGGQALWKQVYLHCLAVACDSEKEGACNKTCVTGERRSARSAELADSVKGYISAGPVQIVPEGGVDRVRAADKRSLLSARRPAEIPSLEQRASQISPPSAAPLPVQPPSQCSPAPSAAPLPVQPRSQCSSAAPLPVQPPSQCSPAPSAAPLPVQPPSQCSSQCSPPPSAAPLPVQPRSQCSPPPSAALLPVQPRSQCSPAPSAAPLPMQPRCSQCSPPPQLPVQPPSQCSPAPSAVQPPSQCSPAPSAAPSAAPLPVQLPPPSAAPLPVQPPSQCSPAPSAAPLPVQPPSSAVQPRSQCSPPPSAALLPMQLRSQCSPAPSAAPLPVQPRSQCSYPSPSPGSQLTTSSSTQSSYPSSTGSAAAVVGRDAISGNLCRSPLYPA